A portion of the Stegostoma tigrinum isolate sSteTig4 chromosome 44, sSteTig4.hap1, whole genome shotgun sequence genome contains these proteins:
- the LOC132206992 gene encoding late histone H2A.2.2-like, with protein sequence MWPHCSILCESVCETVVMSGRGKGSGGKARSKAKSRSSRAGLQFPVGRVHRLLRKGNYAERVGAGAPVYLAAVLEYLTAEILELAGNAARDNKKTRIIPRHLQLAVRNDEELNKLLGGVTIAQGGVLPNIQAVLLPKKTAAGGATKK encoded by the coding sequence ATGTGGCCGCATTGCAGCATTCTCTGTGaaagtgtttgtgagactgtggtTATGTCTGGGAGAGGAAAGGGCAGTGGCGGGAAAGCTCGGTCGAAGGCGAAGTCCCGGTCGTCCCGGGCTGGGCTGCAGTTCCCGGTGGGACGTGTTCACAGGCTCCTAagaaagggtaactatgctgagcgtgtgggtgccggagcgccggtctatctggctgcggtgctcgagtacctgacggctgaaatcctcgagctggccggtaacgcggcccgggacaacaagaagacccgcatcatccccaggcacctccagctggccgtgcgcaacgacgaggagctcaacaagctgctgggaggggtgaccatcgctcagggcggggtgctgcctaatattcaggccgtgctgctgcccaagaaaaccgcCGCTGGGGGCGCCACTAAAAAGTGA
- the LOC132206974 gene encoding histone H1-like, with product MSDSAAAETAPPASGSTKPKSPKKKKAAAPMKKPAGPGLGERIVKIVGENSDRKGTSLVAIKKALQRSGVNVEKQNAQIRMAAKRCLAKGSLVLVKGQGVSGSFKLAKNPVKAKVGKKASPAAAAKKAAVKKTTAKKVAAKKSPAKKATGKKAGGKKAATPKKAAKKAAPKKKTPVKKVTKTKSPKAAKPAPKSRKPKAKPKAKVTKKAAKK from the coding sequence ATGAGCGACAGTGCAGCCGCCGAAACGGCTCCTCCAGCCTCCGGCAGCACCAAACCCAAGTCTCCAAAGAAGAAGAAGGCGGCGGCTCCCATGAAGAAACCAGCCGGTCCCGGGTTGGGCGAGCGGATTGTGAAGATTGTCGGGGAGAACAGCGATCGGAAGGGGACGTCTCTGGTCGCTATAAAGAAGGCGCTGCAGAGAAGCGGGGTCAATGTGGAGAAGCAAAATGCACAGATCAGGATGGCTGCTAAGAGGTGCCTGGCGAAAGGCTCCCTGGTTCTGGTGAAGGGCCAGGGCGTCTCCGGCTCCTTCAAACTCGCAAAGAATCCAGTCAAGGCAAAAGTGGGAAAGAAGGCGAGTCCAGCAGCAGCCGCCAAGAAAGCAGCCGTGAAGAAAACAACGGCCAAGAAGGTGGCAGCGAAGAAGTCCCCAGCCAAGAAAGCAACAGGCAAGAAAGCGGGCGGCAAGAAGGCAGCAACGCCAAAGAAAGCGGCGAAGAAAGCAGCGCCGAAGAAAAAGACTCCCGTGAAGAAGGTGACAAAGACCAAGAGCCCCAAGGCCGCCAAGCCGGCCCCGAAATCGAGGAAACCGAAGGCCAAGCCCAAAGCGAAAgtgaccaagaaagcagcaaagaaatga